One segment of Bacteroides caecimuris DNA contains the following:
- a CDS encoding IS982 family transposase produces MFPESKVTEIYCMVDDFCKEFTLQQEKYMIEDKKTKHRNKPNRMSDAEIMVILILFHSGGFRCFKHYYKEYVCKHLKHLFPRQVSYNRFVELEKEVLLPMTIFIKKVLLGTCTGISFVDSTPLRVCRNQRILIHKTFEGLAERGKCSMGWFFGFKLHLIINDKGEILNFMFTSGNVDDREPLKQGKFLENIKGKLCADKGYIGQALFENLFLNGIQLVTKVKNNMKNSLMSITDKILLRKRALIETVNDELKNIAQIEHSRHRSFNNFVANSLSAIAAYCFFEKKPAIDINFVNDGQLTIF; encoded by the coding sequence ATGTTTCCAGAGTCTAAAGTTACAGAGATTTATTGTATGGTCGATGATTTTTGCAAGGAATTTACATTACAACAGGAAAAATACATGATTGAGGATAAGAAGACCAAGCACCGCAACAAACCCAACCGTATGAGTGATGCTGAGATTATGGTTATTCTAATCCTGTTTCACTCCGGTGGTTTCCGTTGTTTCAAGCATTACTACAAGGAATATGTTTGTAAACATCTGAAACACCTTTTTCCGCGTCAGGTTTCCTATAACCGTTTTGTGGAGTTGGAGAAGGAAGTATTGCTTCCCATGACCATCTTCATCAAAAAGGTACTGCTGGGAACCTGCACCGGCATCAGTTTTGTCGACTCCACTCCTTTACGTGTCTGTCGTAATCAAAGAATCCTTATTCATAAAACATTTGAGGGACTTGCCGAGCGTGGAAAATGTTCAATGGGATGGTTCTTCGGATTCAAGCTGCATCTGATAATCAATGACAAGGGTGAGATTCTCAATTTTATGTTCACGTCCGGAAACGTGGATGATCGTGAACCGTTGAAGCAGGGTAAGTTTCTGGAGAACATAAAAGGAAAGCTATGTGCAGACAAGGGGTATATCGGTCAGGCTCTGTTTGAGAACCTCTTCCTTAATGGTATACAACTTGTCACTAAAGTTAAAAACAATATGAAGAATTCACTGATGAGTATTACCGACAAGATTCTGCTCAGAAAAAGAGCCTTGATTGAAACAGTCAATGACGAATTGAAGAACATTGCACAGATAGAACACTCCAGACATCGTTCATTCAATAATTTTGTAGCCAATTCTTTGTCGGCTATAGCAGCATACTGCTTTTTTGAAAAGAAGCCCGCCATTGACATAAACTTTGTCAATGACGGACAACTTACTATCTTTTGA
- a CDS encoding glycoside hydrolase family 88 protein: MKKIVVGLAVMLGFCMCTHKPSGILDVNKALDYCAEQTQRTLAELKTDSGIDYTMMPRNIMADEQHWNCRKATKEEWCAGFWPGVLWYDYEYTKDKQIQEEAEKFTNSLEFLSKTPAFDHDLGFLVFCSYGNGYRLTKNPAYKQVILDTADTLATLFNPIVGTILSWPREVEPRNWPHNTIMDNMINLEMLFWAAKNGGNPYLYDIAVSHADKTMKCQFRPDYTSYHVAVYDTITGDLIKGVTHQGYADSTMWARGQAWAIYGYTVVYRETKDPKYLDFAQKVTDVYLERLPEDKVPYWDFSAPGIPDAPRDASAAAVVASALLELSTYLPNGTGKRYKDAAIEILTSLNSDSYQSGKSKPSFLLHSVGHWPAHSEIDASIIYADYYYIEALLRLKRLQEGHEVLG, encoded by the coding sequence ATGAAAAAGATTGTAGTAGGTTTGGCTGTGATGTTAGGTTTCTGTATGTGCACTCACAAGCCTTCCGGTATATTGGATGTGAATAAGGCATTGGACTATTGTGCAGAGCAGACACAACGTACGCTTGCGGAACTGAAAACAGACTCCGGCATCGACTATACAATGATGCCACGTAATATCATGGCGGACGAACAACACTGGAATTGCCGGAAAGCGACGAAGGAAGAATGGTGTGCCGGTTTCTGGCCCGGAGTATTGTGGTATGATTACGAATATACGAAAGATAAACAGATTCAGGAAGAAGCGGAGAAGTTCACGAATTCACTGGAATTCCTTTCCAAGACTCCGGCTTTCGACCATGACTTGGGCTTCCTCGTGTTCTGTAGCTACGGAAACGGTTATCGCCTGACCAAGAATCCGGCTTACAAACAAGTGATTCTTGATACAGCCGATACGTTGGCTACTCTGTTCAATCCCATCGTAGGAACCATCCTTTCATGGCCTCGTGAAGTGGAACCTCGCAACTGGCCGCACAATACCATCATGGATAACATGATCAACCTCGAAATGCTTTTCTGGGCAGCGAAGAATGGTGGAAATCCTTATTTATATGATATTGCCGTTTCTCATGCCGATAAAACGATGAAATGCCAGTTCCGTCCCGACTATACATCTTACCATGTAGCGGTATACGACACTATTACAGGTGACCTGATAAAAGGAGTAACGCACCAAGGTTATGCTGACAGCACCATGTGGGCGCGTGGTCAGGCATGGGCAATCTATGGATATACTGTAGTCTATCGGGAGACGAAAGATCCTAAGTATCTTGATTTCGCGCAGAAAGTGACAGATGTCTATCTCGAACGCCTGCCGGAAGATAAAGTTCCTTATTGGGATTTCAGTGCCCCGGGAATACCGGATGCTCCGCGTGATGCTTCTGCTGCCGCAGTGGTGGCTTCTGCTTTGCTTGAATTATCCACTTACCTCCCGAATGGAACCGGAAAACGTTATAAAGATGCAGCTATTGAAATACTGACAAGCCTGAACTCTGACAGTTACCAGAGTGGCAAAAGCAAACCGTCATTCCTGCTGCATAGCGTAGGACATTGGCCGGCTCATTCAGAAATAGATGCTTCTATTATTTATGCAGATTATTATTATATCGAAGCTTTGCTGAGGCTGAAACGTTTGCAAGAAGGACACGAGGTATTGGGATAA
- a CDS encoding copper resistance protein NlpE N-terminal domain-containing protein codes for MKKVIMLAAVVAALASCQSKANKTVEAQADSIAITMTPTTRLTEVYTGTLPAADGPGIDYVLTLNAATDNADTVYTLDMTYLDAEGQGQNKIFTSKGKQETVQKVVNNKPMTAVKLSPKNGEAPMYFVIINDTTLRLVNDSLQEAVSNLNYDIIKVK; via the coding sequence ATGAAAAAAGTAATTATGTTAGCAGCAGTCGTAGCTGCTTTGGCATCATGCCAATCAAAAGCAAACAAAACCGTAGAGGCACAAGCAGACAGTATAGCTATTACTATGACTCCGACTACCCGGTTGACTGAAGTCTATACCGGTACTCTCCCTGCTGCCGATGGTCCGGGGATTGACTATGTACTAACCTTGAATGCTGCAACTGACAATGCAGATACAGTGTACACACTAGATATGACTTACCTCGATGCTGAAGGTCAAGGACAAAACAAGATTTTCACCTCGAAAGGAAAACAAGAGACTGTACAGAAGGTAGTGAACAACAAACCGATGACAGCAGTTAAGTTATCTCCGAAGAATGGTGAAGCTCCGATGTATTTCGTGATTATCAATGACACCACTCTTCGTTTGGTGAACGATAGCTTGCAAGAAGCTGTCAGCAATTTGAATTATGACATCATCAAGGTAAAATAA
- a CDS encoding hemolysin family protein translates to MEFLIIVFLLVLNGIFAMYEIALVSSSKARLETLIAKGNKSARGVLKQLEEPEKFLSTIQIGITLIGIVSGAYGGVAIADDLIPFFSLIPGAEAYARNLAMITTVAIITYLSLIIGELVPKSIALSNPERYATLFSPVMILLTKVSYPFVWLLSVSTRLLNQLIGLKSEERPMTQEEIKMILHQSSEQGVIDKEETEMIRDVFRFSDKRANELMTHRRDLIILHPDDTQEKVMKIIEEEHYSKYLLVDERKDEIIGVVSVKDIILMVGNKKVFNLREIARPPLFIPESLYANKVLELFKKNKNKFGVVVNEYGSTEGIITLHDLTESIFGDILEEDEMEEEEIVTRQDGSMLVEASMNIDDFMEEMGILSYEDLESEDFTTLGGLAMFLVSRIPKAGDIFTYQNLQFEVVDMDRGRVDKLLVIKRDEEQE, encoded by the coding sequence ATGGAATTTCTTATTATCGTTTTCTTACTCGTACTGAATGGCATTTTTGCCATGTATGAAATTGCGCTGGTATCATCCAGCAAAGCACGTCTTGAAACACTTATCGCAAAAGGTAACAAATCAGCCCGTGGAGTTTTAAAACAATTGGAAGAACCGGAAAAGTTCTTGTCTACCATTCAGATTGGTATCACACTGATCGGTATCGTATCGGGTGCGTATGGTGGTGTGGCCATTGCCGACGATCTCATTCCTTTCTTTTCTCTCATTCCGGGCGCAGAAGCATACGCACGCAACCTGGCAATGATTACTACCGTAGCAATCATCACCTATCTTTCTCTGATTATCGGAGAGCTGGTTCCTAAATCCATTGCTCTTAGTAATCCGGAGCGGTACGCCACTTTGTTCAGCCCGGTCATGATTCTGCTGACGAAGGTTTCTTATCCTTTTGTATGGTTGCTAAGCGTCTCTACCCGGTTGCTGAACCAACTTATCGGTCTGAAAAGCGAAGAACGCCCCATGACGCAGGAGGAAATCAAAATGATCTTGCACCAAAGTTCGGAACAAGGTGTGATTGACAAAGAGGAAACGGAAATGATACGTGATGTATTCCGCTTCTCTGATAAACGCGCCAACGAACTGATGACACACCGTAGAGATCTCATTATCCTTCATCCCGATGATACACAGGAAAAGGTAATGAAGATTATTGAAGAAGAACATTACAGTAAATATCTATTGGTAGACGAACGGAAAGACGAGATAATCGGTGTGGTTTCCGTAAAGGACATTATCCTGATGGTAGGCAATAAAAAGGTGTTTAACTTACGCGAAATTGCACGTCCTCCTCTCTTCATTCCGGAAAGTTTATATGCAAATAAAGTTTTAGAGCTATTTAAGAAGAACAAAAACAAGTTCGGAGTTGTTGTTAACGAGTATGGCAGCACAGAAGGCATTATCACACTGCACGACCTGACCGAAAGTATCTTCGGAGACATCCTTGAAGAGGATGAAATGGAAGAAGAAGAAATCGTCACAAGGCAGGATGGTTCAATGCTGGTGGAAGCTTCAATGAATATCGACGACTTCATGGAGGAAATGGGTATCCTATCCTACGAAGATCTGGAATCGGAAGACTTCACCACTCTGGGTGGATTGGCCATGTTCCTAGTCAGTCGCATCCCGAAAGCAGGAGACATCTTCACCTACCAAAATCTGCAATTCGAAGTGGTGGATATGGACCGCGGACGAGTAGACAAACTACTGGTCATCAAACGGGACGAGGAACAGGAATAG
- a CDS encoding M48 family metallopeptidase has product MKRKIVMIAFILLGMGMTASAQFGKKINLGKALQAGKDVVSAVTLSDADIANMSKEYMAWMDTHNPLTKPDTEYGKRLERLTGHIKEVDGLKLNFGVYEVIDVNAFACGDGSVRICAGLMDVMTDEEVMAVVGHEIGHVVHTDSKDAMKNAYLRSAVKNAAGVANDKVAKLTDSELGAMAEALAGAQFSQKQENAADDYGVEFCVKNGIDPYAMANALTKLAELAKDAPKASYAQRMFSSHPDTQKRIERTKAKADSYAKK; this is encoded by the coding sequence ATGAAAAGAAAAATTGTAATGATTGCCTTCATATTGTTAGGCATGGGAATGACAGCTTCTGCACAATTCGGCAAGAAGATTAATTTAGGAAAAGCTTTACAAGCAGGTAAAGATGTGGTATCAGCCGTTACGTTATCTGATGCGGACATTGCCAATATGAGTAAGGAATATATGGCATGGATGGATACCCATAATCCATTGACAAAACCTGATACCGAATATGGCAAACGGTTAGAGAGACTTACGGGACACATCAAAGAAGTGGACGGACTGAAACTGAACTTCGGTGTATATGAAGTGATAGACGTAAATGCCTTTGCCTGCGGTGACGGTAGTGTACGTATCTGTGCCGGTCTGATGGATGTTATGACGGACGAAGAAGTAATGGCAGTGGTAGGTCATGAAATCGGTCACGTGGTTCACACCGATTCCAAAGACGCTATGAAAAATGCCTACCTGCGATCAGCAGTGAAAAACGCGGCAGGTGTAGCCAACGACAAAGTGGCCAAACTGACAGACTCCGAACTGGGAGCCATGGCAGAAGCTCTTGCCGGTGCACAATTCTCACAAAAGCAGGAAAATGCAGCCGATGACTACGGTGTTGAATTCTGTGTAAAAAACGGTATCGACCCGTATGCAATGGCAAATGCCTTGACTAAACTGGCCGAACTTGCAAAAGATGCTCCTAAAGCATCCTATGCACAAAGAATGTTCTCTTCACATCCGGACACTCAAAAACGTATCGAACGTACAAAAGCCAAAGCAGACAGCTACGCCAAGAAATAA
- a CDS encoding DUF2007 domain-containing protein has product MKTVKLITCNDAMKAHILQGALENEGIESILHNENFSTLYKSYVSSIAGVDILVAEEDYENAVQVLKDNDSWPEELTLCPYCGSSDIRLVLKKGKRWRAMGAAIISALMVIPPGDNHWNYTCKQCHKTFEMPVSKFNPTAEIEE; this is encoded by the coding sequence ATGAAGACTGTAAAATTGATAACCTGTAATGATGCGATGAAGGCACATATTCTTCAGGGCGCATTGGAGAATGAAGGCATTGAATCTATTCTGCACAATGAGAATTTCTCGACTTTGTATAAAAGTTACGTGAGTAGTATAGCGGGGGTAGATATATTGGTGGCAGAAGAAGACTACGAAAATGCTGTCCAAGTGTTGAAGGATAACGACAGTTGGCCGGAAGAGTTGACGCTTTGTCCGTACTGCGGTTCATCGGACATCCGGTTGGTCTTGAAAAAAGGAAAGCGCTGGCGTGCCATGGGGGCTGCTATCATTTCTGCATTGATGGTCATTCCCCCGGGAGACAACCATTGGAACTATACCTGTAAACAGTGTCATAAAACCTTTGAAATGCCGGTTTCTAAATTTAATCCTACTGCAGAGATAGAGGAATAA
- a CDS encoding alpha/beta hydrolase: MKKKKLLLIALLLIGVASSFAAKVDTLLIKSPSMNKDVKVIVVTPDAALGKKAVACPTIYLLHGYGGNAKTWIGIKPNLPQIADEKGIIFVCPDGKNSWYWDSPVNPSFRYETFISSELVKYIDKHYKTIADRKGRAITGLSMGGHGAMWNAIRHKDTFGAGGSTSGGMDIRPFPKNWDMAKQLGEYESNKEVWDNHTVINLIDKIENGDLAIIVDCGEGDFFLNVNKDLHNRLLERKIDHDFITRPGAHNGQYWNNSIDYQILFFDKFFKK, translated from the coding sequence ATGAAAAAGAAAAAACTTCTATTAATTGCTCTTCTTTTAATTGGGGTAGCTTCGTCATTTGCTGCCAAAGTAGATACCTTATTAATAAAAAGCCCTTCCATGAATAAGGACGTAAAAGTGATCGTTGTTACGCCGGATGCTGCATTAGGAAAGAAAGCGGTGGCTTGTCCTACTATTTATCTGTTGCACGGTTATGGTGGAAATGCTAAAACATGGATTGGCATTAAACCGAATCTTCCCCAAATTGCGGACGAAAAAGGAATCATATTCGTTTGTCCGGACGGAAAGAATAGCTGGTACTGGGATAGTCCGGTCAACCCGTCTTTCCGCTATGAAACTTTTATTTCATCGGAACTGGTGAAGTATATCGACAAACATTACAAGACCATTGCCGACCGCAAGGGACGTGCCATCACCGGATTAAGTATGGGTGGACACGGAGCGATGTGGAATGCAATTCGTCATAAAGATACATTTGGCGCTGGTGGAAGTACGAGTGGAGGGATGGATATTCGTCCGTTCCCGAAAAACTGGGACATGGCTAAACAGTTGGGAGAATATGAATCGAATAAGGAGGTGTGGGATAATCACACCGTTATCAACCTGATTGATAAGATAGAGAATGGCGATTTGGCTATCATTGTCGATTGTGGAGAAGGCGATTTCTTCCTGAATGTGAACAAGGATTTGCATAACCGCCTGTTGGAAAGAAAGATTGATCATGATTTTATTACCCGCCCGGGAGCGCATAATGGACAGTATTGGAATAACTCCATTGATTATCAGATTCTGTTCTTTGATAAGTTTTTCAAGAAATAA
- a CDS encoding S41 family peptidase, with amino-acid sequence MMTKLRKIILIPALILVSISGFFSCGVDRWPEYAHQTALDTWMLDIMQQNYLWYQDLPSYDDVNLFLDPASFLSKVKSKSDSYSFVDSVIETPLPTYGFDYSLVRNPDIDTAYNALITYVIPGSPAEVAGLERGAWIMKVDTSYISKKYETQLLQGTKARDLVMGVWKEVPVEPEEGEEEGEEEFVYKVVPNDITLKLPAAQSVEDNPIHKTKILTVKENNRDIKVGYLMYNSFTAGTNSDPDKYNNELRQISQEFKTAGVKYVILDLRYNSGGSLDCVQLLGTILTSEVRLNKPMAYLEYNDKNRDKDAAINFDSEILKSGVNLDLPALLAITSNTTAGAPEMLIRSLSLKDSYPVVTIGGVTKGQNVATEQFINEEFLWSINPVVCTVYDSNYDAGGAISPATDLKISETTIGGVTNYSEFLPFGDPNERMLKVAIGVIDGTYPPKDEETEETTKTQFKIEKSVISPASRRFNSNGLRLK; translated from the coding sequence ATGATGACGAAATTAAGAAAGATAATCCTCATACCTGCCCTGATCCTCGTATCTATCAGTGGTTTCTTCTCCTGTGGCGTCGACCGCTGGCCAGAGTATGCCCATCAAACTGCACTGGATACATGGATGCTGGACATTATGCAACAGAACTATCTGTGGTATCAAGATCTACCCTCCTACGATGATGTGAATCTGTTTTTGGATCCTGCCTCGTTCTTGTCTAAAGTGAAATCGAAAAGCGACAGTTATTCGTTTGTGGATTCTGTGATAGAGACTCCGCTGCCTACTTATGGATTCGACTATTCACTGGTTCGCAACCCGGACATTGATACTGCCTACAATGCATTAATTACTTACGTCATTCCCGGTTCACCAGCAGAAGTAGCCGGACTGGAACGTGGAGCCTGGATTATGAAAGTCGATACTTCTTACATCAGCAAGAAATATGAGACTCAATTGCTACAGGGAACCAAAGCCCGGGATTTGGTGATGGGAGTATGGAAAGAAGTTCCTGTTGAACCGGAAGAAGGGGAAGAAGAAGGAGAAGAAGAATTTGTATACAAGGTAGTACCTAATGATATAACATTAAAACTACCTGCCGCACAATCCGTTGAGGACAATCCGATACATAAGACCAAAATACTTACGGTAAAAGAAAACAATAGAGATATCAAAGTAGGGTATCTGATGTACAATAGCTTCACTGCCGGAACCAACAGTGATCCAGACAAGTATAATAACGAACTGCGACAAATCTCACAAGAGTTCAAGACAGCAGGCGTGAAATATGTTATACTTGACCTACGTTACAACTCCGGTGGTTCATTGGATTGCGTTCAGTTATTAGGTACAATCCTGACCTCAGAAGTACGATTAAATAAGCCGATGGCCTATCTGGAATATAACGATAAAAACAGGGACAAGGATGCTGCCATCAACTTTGATAGTGAGATACTAAAAAGTGGTGTTAATTTAGACCTGCCCGCCCTGCTTGCCATCACAAGCAATACAACAGCCGGAGCACCGGAAATGTTAATCAGGAGTCTTTCACTGAAAGACAGCTATCCTGTTGTAACTATCGGTGGTGTTACCAAAGGACAAAATGTAGCAACAGAACAATTCATTAATGAAGAATTTCTGTGGTCAATCAATCCGGTAGTCTGCACTGTTTATGATTCAAACTACGATGCCGGAGGAGCTATCTCCCCTGCAACAGATCTTAAAATCAGTGAAACGACTATTGGTGGAGTTACTAATTACAGTGAGTTTCTGCCATTCGGTGATCCTAACGAAAGAATGTTAAAAGTAGCCATCGGTGTTATTGACGGAACTTATCCACCAAAGGACGAGGAAACAGAAGAGACGACCAAAACGCAATTCAAGATAGAGAAAAGCGTAATAAGTCCGGCAAGCAGACGTTTTAATAGTAACGGATTACGATTAAAATAA
- the mnmA gene encoding tRNA 2-thiouridine(34) synthase MnmA, producing the protein MEIAALLSGGVDSAVVVHLLCEQGYKPTLFYIKIGMDGAEYMDCSAEEDIELSTATARKYGLSLEVVDLHQEYWENVAAYAIDKVRQGLTPNPDVMCNKLIKFGCFERRVGKDFDFTATGHYATILQRNGKTWLGTAKDPVKDQTDFLAQIDYLQVSKLMFPIGGLMKQEVREIANRAGLPSAKRKDSQGICFLGKINYNDFVRRFLGEKEGAIVELETGKKVGTHRGYWFHTIGQRKGLGLSGGPWFVVKKDIEENTIYVSRGYGVETQYGNEFRMHDFHFITDNPWKDQEKEIDITFKIRHTPGFTKGKLIQEGEKQFHILSSEKLQGIAPGQFGVIYDEEAKVCVGSGEIIR; encoded by the coding sequence ATGGAGATAGCTGCATTATTATCAGGAGGTGTCGACAGTGCGGTTGTTGTACATCTCCTTTGTGAGCAAGGATATAAGCCTACTCTTTTTTACATTAAGATAGGTATGGACGGAGCGGAATATATGGACTGTTCGGCAGAGGAGGATATTGAATTATCTACTGCTACAGCACGTAAATATGGTTTGTCTTTGGAAGTGGTAGACCTGCATCAGGAGTATTGGGAGAATGTAGCAGCGTATGCCATTGATAAAGTCCGGCAGGGGTTGACACCGAATCCGGACGTGATGTGTAATAAGCTTATCAAATTCGGCTGCTTTGAACGGCGTGTCGGGAAAGATTTTGATTTTACAGCAACCGGTCATTACGCTACCATCTTGCAGCGTAATGGTAAAACTTGGCTGGGCACGGCAAAAGATCCCGTGAAAGATCAGACAGACTTTCTTGCCCAGATTGATTATCTGCAAGTTTCCAAACTCATGTTTCCCATTGGAGGGTTGATGAAGCAGGAAGTACGTGAGATTGCAAACCGTGCCGGATTACCTAGTGCCAAAAGGAAAGACAGTCAGGGGATTTGTTTTCTTGGAAAGATAAACTACAATGATTTCGTTCGTCGTTTTTTAGGAGAAAAGGAAGGGGCGATTGTTGAATTGGAAACCGGAAAGAAAGTGGGTACGCATCGGGGCTATTGGTTCCACACAATTGGTCAGCGGAAAGGGCTCGGATTGAGTGGTGGTCCCTGGTTTGTAGTCAAGAAGGATATTGAGGAAAATACCATCTACGTATCTCGTGGATATGGCGTAGAGACGCAATATGGTAATGAGTTCCGGATGCATGATTTCCATTTCATTACTGATAATCCCTGGAAAGATCAGGAGAAGGAGATAGACATTACTTTTAAGATTCGTCATACTCCCGGATTTACAAAAGGAAAACTGATACAGGAAGGGGAAAAGCAGTTTCACATCTTGTCGTCCGAAAAGTTGCAAGGCATTGCTCCGGGACAGTTTGGGGTGATTTATGATGAAGAAGCAAAAGTTTGTGTGGGGAGCGGTGAAATCATCCGTTAA
- a CDS encoding type II toxin-antitoxin system RelE/ParE family toxin: protein MNYEIIVKPTFQREAKRLAKHYSSFKEDFVSLIDDLEQNPLLGTDLGHGLRKVRMKITSKGKGKSGGARVITFTLVVSQQDAVLNLLYIYDKADRASISEKEIEQLLKQNGLK, encoded by the coding sequence ATGAATTATGAAATTATAGTTAAGCCGACATTTCAGCGGGAGGCTAAAAGGCTGGCGAAACACTATTCCTCTTTTAAGGAGGATTTTGTTTCATTGATTGATGATTTAGAACAGAATCCTTTGCTAGGGACGGACTTGGGACATGGGCTGCGCAAAGTTCGTATGAAAATTACTTCAAAAGGAAAAGGCAAAAGTGGAGGAGCAAGGGTTATAACATTTACGTTAGTTGTTTCTCAACAAGATGCAGTTTTGAATCTTCTCTATATTTATGATAAAGCAGATAGAGCGTCTATATCGGAAAAGGAAATAGAACAACTTCTGAAACAGAATGGATTGAAATAG